The Pseudomonas fragi DNA window AGCTTGTGCGCATCGTTACGGGTGGTCGGGCGAATGTCGGCGATCTTGCGATCGGAACCGAAGATGATTCGGGTTTCCTGGGTCTCAAAATCAATCGCGCCACGGGTATGACGAGCCGCCAGCAGCACCTTGTACAGCGAGTAAAGCTGCTTGAGGTGCGGCACTACATCAGCGTATTCGCTGCGCAGTTGCTTGGCTTCGCTGGTTTTTGGCTGTTCCAGGATAGTGCTGACCTTGTTGTAGGTCAGACGGGCCTGGGAGTGGATCACCGCCTCGTAGAACTGGTAGTCGGTCATTTCGCCGGTTTTGGAGATGGTCATCTCGCACACCATGGCCAAACGGTCGACTTTCGGGTTCAGGGAGCACAGGCCGTTGGACAGCTGCTCAGGCAGCATCGGGATCACGCGCTCAGGGAAGTACACCGAGTTGCCGCGAACCTGGGCTTCGGCATCCAGGGCCGAACCGATTTTCACGTAGCTGGAGACGTCGGCAATCGCCACGTACAACTTCCAGCCGCCGGAGAACAGGCGCAGCTTGCCAGGCTTGGCTTCGCAGAATACGGCGTCATCGAAGTCGCGGGCATCTTCGCCGTCAATGGTGACGAACGGCAGATGACGCAGGTCGATGCGCTTCTCTTTGTCTTTTTCTTCGACTTCCGGTTTCAACCGGCCCGCTTCCTTAAGGACAGCTTCAGGCCAGACGTGAGGAATGTCGTAGGAGCGCAGGGCAATATCGATTTCCATGCCCGGAGCCATGTAGTTGCCTACAACCTCAAGCACATCGCCTTGCGGCTGGAAACGCGGGGTCGGCCAGTGAGTGATCTTCACTTCGACGAACTGACCGATCTTGGCGCCAGCGTTGCGACCCGGGGTCACCAGCACTTCCTGCTGGATCTTCGGGTTGTCGGCAACGACAAAACCAATGCCGCCTTCTTCAAAGTAGCGACCGACGATGGTTTCGTGAGCACGGGAGACCACTTCAACGATCACGCCTTCGCGACGACCACGGCGGTCCAGCCCCGAAACACGGGCCAGCGCGCGATCGCCATCGAACACCAGGCGCATTTGCGCCGGGCTCATAAACAGATCGTCGCTGCCGTCATCCGGCACCAGGAAGCCGAAGCCATCGCGGTGGCCACTGATGCGACCGAGAATCAGGTCAAGCTTGTCCACCGGCGCGTAAGTGCCACGGCGGGTGTAAATCAGTTGGGCATCACGCTCCATCGCACGCAGGCGACGGCGCAAGGCCTCGATTTGGTCTTCTGTAGTCAGACCGAACTCTTCCACCAACTGTTCACGAGCAGCAGGCGAGCCACGCTCGGCCAGGTGCTGAAGGATCAGTTCGCGGCTAGGGATAGGGTTTTCGTATTTTTCCGCTTCACGTGCGGCCTCGGGATCGAGGGTCTGCCAATCGGCCATTAGATAGTTTTCACCTTGTCTATATGCGGGTTAGTTTGGCATACGCGTATTGAAACGGGAAATTTCAGGCACTCACCGGGCCTTAATAGTCCTTTCTGACGCGCTTTGCTGCTGTCGACCAACCGTTCGCGAAATATTTTCACTATTTTTAAACACAACGCTTTACAGGTCAAAGGTTCGTCCGTAAGATGCGCGCCATCAACAACGGCAACAGCGTTGAAGATACTGCCCAGATGGTGAAATTGGTAGACACGCCAGCTTCAGGTGCTGGTGATCGCAAGGTCGTGGAAGTTCGAGTCTTCTTCTGGGCACCAATTCGAGATTGCAGAGTAGTACACTCTTCAGCCTCACACAAAAACCCGCGAAAGCGGGTTTTTGCATTTCAGGATCTTATAAGCCTCTGATTTAATAAAATTAAAACAGGGGTTTACAGATCGAAAAGCTATCCGTATTATGCGCCACATCAACAGCGGCAACGTTGCTGATACTGCCCAGATGGTGAAATTGGTAGACACGCCAGCTTCAGGTGCTGGTGACCGCAAGGTCGTGGAAGTTCGAGTCTTCTTCTGGGCACCAATTCAGGTTTACAGGTTCATCCTGTATAACCACTCAAAAAGCCCGCGAAAGCGGGCTTTTTAGTTTCCGGGATTCCTTCCTGCCCTCCCCGATACCTTTTATCTGCGGCCCAAAGGTCGTATTTGATAATCCATCTCATCCGCATTAATATCCGGTCAACTTCAGCTCCCTGGCTCATCCTCCTGGATACCCGTGCCCGACACCAATGACAGGCTCCAGCTTTACCTGACGCATCGCATCGCTTTGGTCGACTATGCCGCCCCCATCGTGGGTTGCCGGGCCAAGGCAGAAGATGTGGTGCAAGACGCCTGGCTGCGTTTCAGCCAGGGCGCGGACAGTCTCATCCCGTTGACGCAGCCGGTGGGCTACCTTTATCGCATCGTGCGCAACCTGGCCTTTGACCTCAATCGCCGGGCCACCCTGGAAAACCGCCACACCACCCACAGCGAATCATTGGACGAACACATTTCCAACGCCCCTTCGCCCGAACAGCAAGCCTTGCATGTGGACGAACTGCGCAAATTGCAACATGCTTTGTCGCGCTTGCCGGAACGCACGCGTCAGGCATTTGTGTTGCATCGCCTGCAAGGCCTGACGTTCCAGCAAATCGGCACGCAACTTGGCATATCCGTGAGCCTGGCCCACCAATTGGTCCGCGACGCCCTGACCTACTGCGCGGAACAACTGAGTGATGACTGAAAAACCGCCCCCGAACCCGATCTGGGAAACTGCACTGGACTGGCTGCTGCTGATCCAGGAGAACCCCCACGACCCCGAGCTGGCCGCGCGCCTGAACCACTGGCGGGCCAGCGCCCCCGAGCATGACGCGGCCTATCGCAAGGCGCTCAAGGTCTGGAGCTTGAGCGGCGAAGCCTTGAGCCTGCCGGTTGCTAAAGAGCCAGTGCCAGTGCCGACGGCCTTACGTCCTCCCGCGCGCCTGAGCCGGCGCAAGCGCGCACTGGTTGGTGCCGCCGTGGCCGCCAGCGCCCTGCTGATGTGGGGCCCCGACTGGCAAGCGATGCAAGCCGACTACCGCAGCCCCACCGCCGAACACCGCACCATCACACTGAGCGATGGCAGCCAGATGCTTCTGGACAGCAACACCCTTGCCGATGTGCAGTTCAACCCCGAACAGCGAGAAGTCACGCTATTGCGCGGCCAGGCATTTTTTTCGGTGACTCACGATACCAACCG harbors:
- the rnr gene encoding ribonuclease R, with translation MADWQTLDPEAAREAEKYENPIPSRELILQHLAERGSPAAREQLVEEFGLTTEDQIEALRRRLRAMERDAQLIYTRRGTYAPVDKLDLILGRISGHRDGFGFLVPDDGSDDLFMSPAQMRLVFDGDRALARVSGLDRRGRREGVIVEVVSRAHETIVGRYFEEGGIGFVVADNPKIQQEVLVTPGRNAGAKIGQFVEVKITHWPTPRFQPQGDVLEVVGNYMAPGMEIDIALRSYDIPHVWPEAVLKEAGRLKPEVEEKDKEKRIDLRHLPFVTIDGEDARDFDDAVFCEAKPGKLRLFSGGWKLYVAIADVSSYVKIGSALDAEAQVRGNSVYFPERVIPMLPEQLSNGLCSLNPKVDRLAMVCEMTISKTGEMTDYQFYEAVIHSQARLTYNKVSTILEQPKTSEAKQLRSEYADVVPHLKQLYSLYKVLLAARHTRGAIDFETQETRIIFGSDRKIADIRPTTRNDAHKLIEECMLAANVATAEFLKKHEIPALYRVHDGPPPERLEKLRAFLGELGLSLHKGKDGPSPKDYQALLASIKDRPDFHLIQTVMLRSLSQAVYSSDNQGHFGLNYEAYTHFTSPIRRYPDLLTHRAIRSVIHSKMDTPHVRRAGAMTIPKARIYPYDEAILEQLGEQCSMSERRADEATRDVTNWLKCEFMKDRVGESFPGVVTAVTGFGLFVELTDIYVEGLVHVTALPGDYYHFDPVHHRLAGERTGRSFRLGDTVEVRVMRVDLDERKIDFEMAEKTLSAPIGRKNRTADAPKAKNAGKSGTKATEKPVEPAPAARRSAPAKAVKKSSDDAYRPGDAAAKNAELRKSRELKQALLAESKSGGRTSEPGKSSRGAPAKDAGKPSKPSKHRKGPPKSGTAPAAKSGGARKPKAKS
- a CDS encoding sigma-70 family RNA polymerase sigma factor, translating into MPDTNDRLQLYLTHRIALVDYAAPIVGCRAKAEDVVQDAWLRFSQGADSLIPLTQPVGYLYRIVRNLAFDLNRRATLENRHTTHSESLDEHISNAPSPEQQALHVDELRKLQHALSRLPERTRQAFVLHRLQGLTFQQIGTQLGISVSLAHQLVRDALTYCAEQLSDD
- a CDS encoding FecR family protein: MTEKPPPNPIWETALDWLLLIQENPHDPELAARLNHWRASAPEHDAAYRKALKVWSLSGEALSLPVAKEPVPVPTALRPPARLSRRKRALVGAAVAASALLMWGPDWQAMQADYRSPTAEHRTITLSDGSQMLLDSNTLADVQFNPEQREVTLLRGQAFFSVTHDTNRAFYVNAGDVRVRVTGTAFAVNLDDNGVDVSVESGTVAVQTPQASASATHLLGHGDQLHFAANERQTRIVQLPLEQIAPWRRWQLVAIDQSIDDVIMQLRRYQPGLIVLTDKALGQRRITAALNLRDPKRALQTAIAPLGGRLQDGVPYTLIVSTKP